Proteins from one Streptomyces genisteinicus genomic window:
- a CDS encoding SGNH/GDSL hydrolase family protein yields the protein MPFRFPNRVLSAAVASAAIAAVGLGAAAPAQAVSDPLDYVALGDSYSAGSGVLPLDPSASLLCARTTKNYPNLLADRTGADFTDVTCGGAKTEHFATAQYPGVPPQFDALRADTDLVTLTIGGNDNNTFINAILACGGLGVLTAGQGSPCKNTHGSSFSDDIARKTYPAITAALNEIRARSPKAEVAILGYPWIVPEQSVPGCFLKMPIAKGDVPYLRKIQADLNSAVERAANATGATFVDMAAASEGHDACTPAGTRWIEPVLFGTNIVPVHPNAVGEAAMADRTAAVLGLR from the coding sequence ATGCCGTTCCGTTTCCCGAACCGCGTCCTGTCGGCCGCCGTCGCCTCCGCCGCGATCGCCGCCGTCGGCCTCGGCGCCGCCGCCCCCGCGCAGGCCGTGTCCGACCCGCTGGACTACGTCGCCCTCGGCGACAGCTACAGCGCCGGCTCCGGTGTCCTCCCTCTGGACCCGTCGGCCTCGCTGCTGTGCGCCCGTACGACGAAGAACTACCCGAACCTGCTCGCCGACCGGACCGGCGCCGACTTCACCGACGTCACCTGCGGCGGCGCGAAGACCGAGCACTTCGCCACGGCCCAGTACCCGGGCGTGCCGCCGCAGTTCGACGCGCTGCGCGCCGACACCGACCTCGTCACGCTGACCATCGGCGGCAACGACAACAACACCTTCATCAACGCCATCCTCGCCTGCGGCGGCCTCGGAGTGCTCACGGCCGGACAGGGCAGTCCCTGCAAGAACACCCACGGCAGCAGCTTCTCCGACGACATCGCGCGGAAGACGTACCCGGCGATCACGGCGGCCCTGAACGAGATCAGGGCGCGGTCGCCCAAGGCGGAGGTGGCGATCCTGGGCTACCCGTGGATCGTGCCGGAGCAGAGCGTCCCGGGCTGCTTCCTCAAGATGCCGATCGCCAAGGGCGACGTGCCGTATCTGCGGAAGATCCAGGCGGACCTGAACAGCGCCGTCGAACGGGCCGCCAACGCGACCGGCGCCACCTTCGTCGACATGGCGGCGGCCTCCGAGGGGCACGACGCCTGCACACCGGCCGGCACCCGCTGGATCGAGCCGGTCCTCTTCGGCACGAACATCGTGCCGGTCCACCCCAACGCGGTGGGCGAGGCCGCGATGGCCGACCGCACGGCGGCGGTGCTCGGCCTCCGCTGA
- a CDS encoding FG-GAP repeat domain-containing protein encodes MESGRTPAGSRRNTRARVRVAACTALAIAAGMLMSAPAAQADENPAPHRGIERPAPDAQLPRLDLPRPDVNKGAFSAQDADAPLAAPRSDVDGDGWSDIVLQGLGGTVFVDTGDAVWEPTYQDDGSQIKDVFLAAGLRDGGPVHFTLSATGVLSAYTNDLYYPSRYWGGAGWQIYNKVFSPGDLNGDGVGDILARTHAGELYLYPGRTSAASPVGSRVLVGTGWGQFDQIVGMNDVNNDGIADLFARNTAGQLYFYSGTGEATRPFKGKVLVGSGWNIFNTLFSVDDLDEDGNAELFARTYSGDLYSYSSTGTGAFHPRVKLGSGWNTVDRFANGSSVPSFGKDELIGLDTAGSLYYYYDLNNGKFSPRQRINDVGDWKGAKLQHFSSLDSDAASELFEVYDGHLYNLSAGAYDIGGGWGVFNTLVGPGDLSGDGKGDIVARDGSGTLYLYRGNGNATGFAAKQKIGTGWGQFNALIGAGDLSGDGRADLLARATDGKLYLYEGTGSAAAPFKAKKLIGSGWGSYTLAAPGDMDGDGRADLVARHSSGTLYRYDSDGKGNFKPRVSLGGGWNTYASIR; translated from the coding sequence ATGGAATCCGGCCGCACCCCGGCCGGTTCGCGCAGAAACACCCGCGCCCGTGTGCGCGTCGCCGCCTGCACCGCCCTGGCCATCGCGGCCGGCATGCTGATGTCGGCCCCGGCCGCCCAGGCCGACGAGAACCCGGCGCCGCACCGCGGCATCGAGCGTCCCGCGCCCGACGCCCAGCTGCCCAGGCTCGACCTGCCCCGCCCGGACGTGAACAAGGGCGCCTTCAGCGCCCAGGACGCGGACGCCCCGCTGGCCGCCCCGCGCAGCGACGTGGACGGCGACGGCTGGTCCGACATCGTGCTCCAGGGCCTCGGCGGCACGGTCTTCGTCGACACCGGCGACGCCGTCTGGGAGCCCACGTACCAGGACGACGGCAGCCAGATCAAGGACGTCTTCCTGGCTGCCGGGCTCCGCGACGGCGGCCCGGTGCACTTCACGCTGTCCGCCACGGGCGTGCTGTCGGCCTACACGAACGACCTGTACTACCCGTCCCGCTACTGGGGCGGCGCCGGCTGGCAGATCTACAACAAGGTCTTCTCGCCCGGCGACCTCAACGGTGACGGCGTCGGCGACATCCTCGCCCGCACCCACGCCGGCGAGCTGTACCTGTACCCGGGCCGGACCAGCGCCGCCAGCCCGGTCGGCAGCCGTGTCCTCGTCGGCACCGGCTGGGGCCAGTTCGACCAGATCGTCGGCATGAACGACGTCAACAACGACGGCATCGCCGACCTGTTCGCCCGGAACACCGCGGGCCAGCTGTACTTCTACAGCGGCACCGGAGAGGCGACCCGCCCCTTCAAGGGCAAGGTCCTGGTGGGCTCCGGCTGGAACATCTTCAACACGCTGTTCAGCGTCGACGACCTCGACGAGGACGGCAACGCCGAGCTCTTCGCCCGCACCTACTCCGGCGACCTCTACAGCTACTCGTCCACCGGCACGGGCGCCTTCCACCCCCGGGTGAAGCTCGGCAGCGGCTGGAACACCGTCGACCGCTTCGCCAACGGCAGCAGCGTGCCCTCCTTCGGCAAGGACGAGCTCATCGGGCTCGACACCGCCGGCAGCCTCTACTACTACTACGACCTCAACAACGGGAAGTTCTCCCCGCGCCAGCGGATCAACGACGTCGGCGACTGGAAGGGCGCCAAGCTCCAGCACTTCTCCTCGCTGGACTCCGACGCCGCCTCCGAGCTGTTCGAGGTCTACGACGGCCACCTCTACAACCTGTCCGCGGGCGCCTACGACATCGGCGGCGGCTGGGGCGTGTTCAACACCCTCGTCGGCCCGGGCGACCTGTCGGGCGACGGCAAGGGCGACATCGTCGCCCGCGACGGCTCGGGCACGCTCTACCTGTACCGCGGCAACGGCAACGCCACGGGCTTCGCGGCCAAGCAGAAGATCGGCACGGGCTGGGGGCAGTTCAACGCCCTGATCGGCGCCGGGGACCTCTCCGGCGACGGCCGCGCCGACCTGCTCGCGCGGGCCACGGACGGCAAGCTGTACCTGTACGAGGGCACCGGCTCGGCCGCCGCCCCGTTCAAGGCGAAGAAGCTCATCGGCTCCGGCTGGGGCTCCTACACGCTCGCGGCGCCGGGCGACATGGACGGCGACGGCCGCGCGGACCTCGTCGCGCGCCACAGCAGCGGCACGCTCTACCGCTACGACTCCGACGGCAAGGGCAACTTCAAGCCCAGGGTCTCCCTCGGCGGCGGCTGGAACACCTACGCCAGCATCCGCTGA
- a CDS encoding class I SAM-dependent methyltransferase encodes MSQTNTPAQAVATEELPRPERFDDVKGWFWPADQLLFDWFLRRQEAENRRGDLLELGAYLGKSAVFLGGYLREGESFTVCDLWDSPAPDDSNSAEMGRSYATLTRRAFEANYLSFHDALPTLVQAPTSVITSRVAPASCRFVHVDASHLYDHVHGDIEAARTLLVPDGIVAFDDFRAEHCPGVAAAVWGAVPTTGLRPVVITGTKLYGTWGDPDPVREDLLTWLEGRADLWHGVEEVAGRPLIRVKADRSTGTPEHPVSRHEPLPAPEPAPQPEPEPAAPAAPEPAAAPRRSPSLARRVAREVLPPIVARALVSGRRR; translated from the coding sequence ATGTCACAGACGAACACCCCCGCCCAGGCGGTGGCCACGGAAGAACTTCCCAGGCCGGAGCGGTTCGACGACGTCAAGGGCTGGTTCTGGCCCGCGGACCAGCTCCTCTTCGACTGGTTCCTCAGGCGCCAGGAGGCCGAGAACCGGCGGGGCGACCTGCTCGAACTCGGGGCGTACCTCGGCAAGAGCGCCGTCTTCCTCGGCGGCTACCTGCGCGAGGGGGAGTCGTTCACCGTCTGCGACCTGTGGGACTCCCCGGCGCCCGACGACTCCAACAGCGCCGAGATGGGCCGTTCCTACGCGACCCTGACCCGCCGCGCCTTCGAGGCCAACTACCTCTCCTTCCACGACGCCCTGCCCACCCTCGTCCAGGCTCCCACCTCGGTGATCACCTCCCGGGTCGCCCCGGCGAGCTGCCGCTTCGTGCACGTCGACGCCTCCCACCTCTACGACCACGTCCACGGCGACATCGAGGCCGCGCGCACCCTGCTCGTCCCCGACGGCATCGTGGCCTTCGACGACTTCCGGGCCGAGCACTGTCCCGGTGTCGCGGCCGCCGTGTGGGGCGCGGTCCCCACGACCGGGCTGCGTCCGGTCGTGATCACCGGCACCAAGCTGTACGGCACCTGGGGCGACCCCGACCCGGTGCGCGAGGACCTGCTGACGTGGCTCGAGGGACGGGCGGACCTGTGGCACGGCGTGGAGGAGGTCGCCGGACGCCCGCTGATCCGCGTCAAGGCCGACCGCTCGACGGGCACACCGGAGCACCCCGTCTCCCGCCACGAACCCCTCCCCGCACCCGAGCCGGCGCCGCAACCGGAGCCGGAACCCGCCGCGCCCGCCGCCCCCGAGCCCGCCGCGGCGCCCCGCCGCAGCCCGTCGCTGGCCCGCCGGGTCGCCAGGGAGGTCCTGCCGCCGATCGTCGCGCGGGCACTCGTCTCCGGCCGCCGCCGCTGA
- a CDS encoding SLATT domain-containing protein — protein MSQPDMQPGGSAREEGGKAPLGDLTGRAFPLGDWGEPAARLDELYRWVENDALRTADWYLSDRTRKRRYARLLRLGTAAGLVAGAGLPLLDLAGAVGSGAPWGYPALLLAAACVACDRYFGLTAGWMRDMATAQAVQRRLQVLQFDWASMSVREVLGPTEGTAAEAAERCLGVLRRFSEDVADLVRTETADWMSDFRVRGPAPLSLSPLPVRPEAGGQGQSAGVIQGRFPLPPSARPNMPRQRPPEPPR, from the coding sequence GTGAGTCAGCCGGACATGCAGCCCGGGGGGTCGGCCCGGGAGGAGGGCGGCAAGGCGCCGCTCGGTGACCTGACGGGGCGGGCGTTCCCCCTCGGTGACTGGGGGGAGCCGGCGGCCCGGCTCGACGAGTTGTACCGCTGGGTGGAGAACGACGCCCTGCGCACCGCGGACTGGTACCTCTCGGACCGCACCCGCAAGCGCCGCTACGCCCGGCTCCTGCGGCTGGGCACCGCCGCGGGCCTGGTGGCCGGCGCGGGCCTGCCGCTCCTGGACCTGGCGGGAGCCGTGGGCTCGGGGGCGCCCTGGGGCTATCCGGCGCTGCTGCTGGCCGCCGCGTGCGTGGCCTGCGACCGGTACTTCGGGCTGACCGCGGGCTGGATGCGGGACATGGCCACGGCGCAGGCGGTGCAGCGCAGGCTCCAGGTGCTCCAGTTCGACTGGGCGTCGATGAGCGTGCGGGAGGTGCTCGGACCGACAGAGGGCACCGCGGCGGAGGCCGCGGAGCGCTGCCTGGGGGTGCTGCGCAGGTTCTCCGAGGACGTCGCGGACCTGGTCCGTACGGAGACCGCGGACTGGATGAGCGACTTCCGGGTCCGCGGGCCCGCGCCGCTCTCCCTGTCACCGCTGCCCGTGCGGCCCGAGGCGGGCGGGCAGGGCCAGTCGGCCGGGGTCATCCAGGGGCGCTTCCCGCTGCCGCCGTCCGCCCGCCCGAACATGCCCCGCCAGCGGCCGCCGGAGCCGCCCCGCTGA
- a CDS encoding dolichyl-phosphate beta-glucosyltransferase, producing the protein MRVDLTVVVPAYNEEIRLRPTLDAICAHLRADPERWGSWELIVVDDGSTDGTAEIAREAAKEEPRIHVLSDGVNRGKGHALRTGVLASYGRRVLFTDADLATPVGELDRLDAEMTATGADAAIGSRAHPDARIEVHQRRLREWLGRLGNALIRVVAVSGIRDTQCGFKLFDGEKARAAFAASRLDGWAIDVEILRHFRRAGWQVTEVPVSWSHMPGSKVRPGDYGRVLLELLRLRARAVRRADLAVTGLFLLASVLLYKDLWADLGHAYLRDAGQDQNQWEWFFAVTADNVVHLRNPLFTTLQNNPDGVNLMANTAMLGLSVPFTPVTLLLGPTVTWALVLTLGLAATGASWYWLIARRLVRNRAAAALGGAFAAFAPPMISHGNAHPNFLVLFMIPLIVDRALRLCEGRNVTRDGVVLGLFATYQIFLGEEPLLLAAVGMLLFALAYALARRDVARTAWRPLMRGIGTALMVCLPLVAFPLGWQFFGPQSYTSVLHGDNAGNSPLAFLQFSGRALLGTDAGADPLAMNRTEQNAFFGWTVIALACAVVIALWRSGAVRALAATGVAAALLSLGPKFRIPYTDIVLTGPWRALAHQPLFESVIESRVAMICAPVIGMLLALAADRLAAVPRRTTRAAGLLVLAAALVPVLPTPYPVRERTPVPDFIAQDLYRDYLAEGESLVTVPLPDPGSAEALYWQSSTGLGFRVAGGYFNGPWGPDRIGIYGATPRHTSNLLGEVRGSGHVPELGPGWQAQARADLAAWRAGVVVLAPQYNDGPLHETVTKLLGTPGENVAGVWVWDVGTRGDAQ; encoded by the coding sequence GTGAGAGTGGACCTGACTGTCGTCGTCCCGGCGTACAACGAGGAGATACGTCTGCGGCCGACGCTCGACGCGATCTGCGCCCATCTGCGGGCCGATCCGGAGCGCTGGGGCAGCTGGGAGCTGATCGTCGTCGACGACGGCTCCACCGATGGCACCGCCGAGATCGCCCGGGAGGCGGCGAAGGAGGAGCCCCGCATCCACGTGCTGTCGGACGGGGTCAACCGCGGCAAGGGCCACGCGCTGCGCACCGGCGTGCTCGCCTCCTACGGGCGGCGGGTGCTGTTCACCGACGCCGACCTGGCGACCCCCGTGGGCGAACTCGACCGGCTCGACGCGGAGATGACCGCGACGGGCGCGGACGCCGCCATCGGCTCACGGGCCCATCCCGACGCCCGGATCGAGGTCCACCAGCGGCGGCTGCGCGAATGGCTCGGACGGCTCGGCAACGCACTGATACGCGTGGTGGCCGTCTCCGGCATCCGCGACACCCAGTGCGGCTTCAAGCTCTTCGACGGCGAGAAGGCGCGTGCCGCCTTCGCCGCCTCCCGGCTCGACGGCTGGGCCATCGACGTCGAGATCCTGCGCCACTTCCGCCGTGCCGGGTGGCAGGTCACCGAAGTGCCGGTGAGCTGGTCGCACATGCCCGGTTCGAAGGTCCGGCCGGGCGACTACGGCAGGGTGCTGCTGGAACTGCTGCGGCTGCGCGCCCGGGCCGTACGCCGCGCCGACCTCGCCGTGACCGGGCTCTTCCTGCTCGCCTCGGTCCTCCTCTACAAGGACCTGTGGGCCGACCTCGGCCACGCCTATCTGCGCGACGCGGGACAGGACCAGAACCAGTGGGAGTGGTTCTTCGCCGTCACCGCCGACAACGTGGTGCATCTGCGCAATCCGCTCTTCACCACCCTCCAGAACAACCCGGACGGTGTGAACCTCATGGCCAACACGGCCATGCTGGGCCTGTCCGTCCCGTTCACACCGGTGACCCTGCTGCTGGGGCCCACGGTCACCTGGGCGCTGGTCCTCACCCTCGGCCTCGCGGCGACGGGCGCCTCCTGGTACTGGCTGATCGCCCGGCGGCTGGTGCGCAACAGGGCGGCCGCCGCACTCGGCGGCGCGTTCGCCGCGTTCGCGCCGCCGATGATCTCGCACGGCAACGCCCACCCCAACTTCCTCGTCCTGTTCATGATCCCGCTGATCGTCGACCGGGCGCTCAGGCTGTGCGAGGGCCGCAACGTCACCCGGGACGGGGTGGTGCTCGGCCTCTTCGCGACCTACCAGATCTTCCTCGGCGAGGAGCCGCTGCTGCTCGCCGCCGTCGGCATGCTGCTGTTCGCGCTCGCCTACGCGCTCGCCCGGCGCGACGTGGCCCGGACCGCCTGGCGCCCGCTAATGCGCGGCATCGGCACCGCGCTCATGGTCTGCCTGCCGCTGGTCGCGTTCCCGCTGGGCTGGCAGTTCTTCGGACCGCAGAGCTACACCAGCGTGCTCCACGGCGACAACGCGGGCAACAGCCCCCTGGCCTTCCTCCAGTTCTCGGGCCGCGCCCTGCTCGGCACGGACGCCGGAGCCGATCCGCTCGCCATGAACCGCACCGAGCAGAACGCCTTCTTCGGCTGGACGGTGATCGCCCTGGCCTGCGCCGTCGTGATCGCGCTGTGGCGGTCCGGAGCGGTCAGGGCGCTCGCCGCCACCGGGGTCGCGGCCGCCCTGCTGTCGCTGGGGCCGAAGTTCCGCATCCCGTACACCGACATCGTGCTCACCGGGCCGTGGCGGGCGCTGGCCCACCAGCCGCTGTTCGAGTCCGTCATCGAGTCCCGGGTGGCGATGATCTGCGCCCCCGTCATCGGCATGCTGCTCGCCCTCGCCGCCGACCGGCTCGCCGCGGTGCCGCGGCGCACGACCCGCGCGGCCGGCCTGCTGGTGCTGGCCGCCGCCCTCGTGCCCGTGCTGCCGACCCCGTACCCGGTCCGCGAACGGACCCCGGTACCGGACTTCATCGCCCAGGACCTCTACCGCGACTACCTCGCCGAGGGCGAGTCGCTCGTCACCGTGCCGCTGCCCGACCCCGGCAGCGCGGAGGCCCTCTACTGGCAGTCCTCCACCGGGCTCGGCTTCCGGGTCGCCGGGGGCTACTTCAACGGACCGTGGGGCCCCGACCGCATCGGCATCTACGGCGCCACGCCGCGGCACACCTCCAACCTCCTGGGCGAGGTGCGGGGCAGCGGCCACGTACCCGAACTCGGCCCCGGATGGCAGGCCCAGGCCCGTGCCGACCTCGCCGCCTGGCGGGCGGGCGTGGTCGTGCTCGCGCCGCAGTACAACGACGGCCCGCTGCACGAGACGGTCACGAAACTGCTCGGCACGCCGGGAGAAAACGTGGCCGGGGTATGGGTATGGGACGTGGGAACACGGGGCGACGCCCAGTGA
- a CDS encoding GntR family transcriptional regulator yields the protein MPGNGSGGTAVTRSTLRQQIADALRDEVLAGRLGPGQEFTVRQIADQYGVSATPVREALVDLSAQGLLDSDQHRGFKVHEFSVADYRMMVEARALVVDGVFQHYRRTRGREAGRGEPGPHHFDVQSLVSVRRRAEEAARAARAGDLDVLIGYDLRFWRELSTAVANAYVTDFLHRLRVQTWVFAVPRLRSDPDPSPWLWSGHERIVDAVTRGDAQAMLDEIVACNAHELAWADRVERRESRDGGGNGGGDAGERRGQEHQER from the coding sequence ATGCCCGGCAACGGCAGCGGCGGCACCGCCGTCACCCGCAGCACCCTGCGGCAGCAGATCGCGGACGCGCTGCGCGACGAGGTGCTCGCGGGCCGGCTGGGCCCCGGGCAGGAGTTCACCGTCCGCCAGATCGCCGACCAGTACGGAGTCTCCGCGACCCCCGTGCGCGAGGCGCTCGTCGACCTGTCCGCCCAGGGGCTGCTCGACTCCGACCAGCACCGCGGATTCAAGGTCCACGAGTTCTCCGTCGCCGACTACCGGATGATGGTCGAGGCGCGCGCCCTCGTCGTGGACGGCGTCTTCCAGCACTACCGGCGGACCCGGGGCCGTGAGGCCGGCCGCGGGGAACCCGGCCCCCACCACTTCGACGTGCAGTCCCTGGTCTCCGTGCGCCGGCGGGCCGAGGAGGCCGCCCGGGCGGCCCGCGCCGGTGACCTGGACGTCCTGATCGGCTACGACCTCCGCTTCTGGCGCGAGCTGTCCACCGCCGTGGCCAACGCCTACGTCACCGACTTCCTGCACCGGCTGCGGGTGCAGACCTGGGTGTTCGCCGTGCCGCGGCTGCGGTCCGACCCCGATCCCTCGCCCTGGCTGTGGAGCGGGCACGAAAGGATCGTGGACGCCGTCACCCGCGGCGACGCGCAGGCGATGCTCGACGAGATCGTCGCGTGCAACGCCCACGAACTGGCCTGGGCCGACCGCGTCGAGCGCCGGGAGAGCCGGGACGGCGGCGGGAACGGCGGCGGGGACGCAGGGGAACGACGAGGCCAGGAGCATCAGGAGCGGTGA